From the Paenibacillus tianjinensis genome, the window CCAGCGGTATATTATGAAATAAAAGCTTGTTCATTAGATTCACCTTCATTTAAGTCCACTAACGGGTTGATTTTTGCCAACTTACACTATAACACGTATCTGTTTTGGCGAAATGTTATTTTTATGCCAGAGGATGGAACGCCGATGAGGATCGGTGCTGCAGAGGGGGAAATGCTGAAATGAGATAAATTGCAGGGTGGACCCATCCAGGATCATTTAAGCAGTAGCCCCTTTTTAACGGCAGTCTTAACCGTCACTTTATCTTCCCAAGCATATAATTCACTTTGCGCTCGTACCCGCGGGGGTTGTTCTCCCGGATCTCTTCGAGCAGAAAAGCCAGTGCCCGCTTCACCCGTGGAGGCATGCCTTTGGCTATAGCAGCATATTCCTTCCGGAACATCCCGTCGCTCAGGATCCGCTCGTTCAGCACGATGGCCCAGCCCCGGGCAGGCTCGAGCATCTCCGGCAGCGATTCCAGCAGCTGGGTCAGGTACATCTCCATGTGGCAGCTCTCCACGAAATGAACGAGGCTGAACATCATTTCCTCGTGCTCCGTCTCATCATCGAAAACCTTGAAAATCTGCTGGATCACAGCATCCTCGGTATCACCTGCCAGCCCTTCGAGCGCCTGTTCAAACAGTTCGCACTCCAGCTCCGTCCGCAGCAGGCGGTTATTATACAGCTGGGCGACGCCCGGA encodes:
- a CDS encoding Imm30 family immunity protein, which translates into the protein MMNMYPGVAQLYNNRLLRTELECELFEQALEGLAGDTEDAVIQQIFKVFDDETEHEEMMFSLVHFVESCHMEMYLTQLLESLPEMLEPARGWAIVLNERILSDGMFRKEYAAIAKGMPPRVKRALAFLLEEIRENNPRGYERKVNYMLGKIK